From Streptomyces sp. SAI-135:
GACTCGGAGCGCGGCGGGCCGGGCTCGCCGAGGCGCCGACGGTCCTGGTGGACGACGGAGCGGTCGCCACCGCCTTCCTGAGCGAGCGTCACCTGTTGATCAACGGTCGCGCCCCGGTCAACTTCGCTCCGCTGTCCCGGTTCTGGCGGACCGCGGACGGGTGGGTGCGGACGCACGCGAACTACCCGCACCACCGGGCGCGGTTGCTCGACGCGCTGGGGGTGCCGGAGGACACGGCGGCCGTCGAGGCGGCGCTCGCCGAACGGTCGGCCCTGGACGTCGAGGAAGCCGTGTACGCGGCGGGCGGTCTCGCCGTCGCCCTGCGCTCGCCCGCACAGTGGGCCGCGCATCCGCAGGCGGCCGAGGTGGCGAAACGGCCCCTGGTCGAACGCGGGCGACTGGACACGGCACGCGTGCGTGCCTTCGCTCCCGTCGGCACCTCTCCCCTGCTGCCGGCCGCGGGTCTGCGCGTCCTGGACCTGACACGGGTGCTCGCGGGCCCGGTCGCCACCCGCACGCTCGCCCTGCTCGGCGCGGACGTCCTGCGCCTGGACGCACCCCGGCTCCCCGAACTGCCGGACCAGCACGCCGACACCGGCCTCGGGAAGCGGTCGGCGACGCTCGACCTGGCCGACGACCGGCAGATCTTCGAGGAGCTGCTCGCGGCGGCGGACGTGGTCGTCACCGGCTACCGGCCCGGCGCGCTGGACCGGTTCGGACTGTCCGCCGAGGCCCTGGCGGAACGGCGGCCCGGGGTGGTCGTCGCCCAGTTGTCGGCGTGGGGCGCGTACGGGCCCTGGGGTGAACGGCGGGGCTTCGACAGCCTCGTGCAGGCGGCCACCGGGATCGCGGTGCTGGAGGGTTCGGCGCAGCGGCCGGGAGCGCTGCCCGCGCAGGCTCTCGACCACGGCACGGGGTACCTGCTGGCGGCAGCCGTGCTGCGGGCGCTGGCCGAGCAGTCGTACGAGGGCGGGAGCCGGTTCGTGCGGCTGGCGCTCGCACGGACGGCCCTGTGGCTGACCGACGGCGTGGACGGAACGGGCGACCTGGCCGCGGGATGCACCCAGAGCGGTTCCTACGACGGTCCCGGACCCTGGTTGTCCGAGACGGACAGTGCGCTCGGAAGGCTGCGGTACGCGCTGTCGCCGGTCTCCTTCGAGGGTGGTCCGGTGGACTGGGAGCGGCCTCCGGTGCCGTGGGGGACGGACGCCGCCCGCTGGCACTGAGCGGCCCGAAGCGGCAGCTGGACCACATGTATGTACGGGTGGAATGCCGTACCACCACTTGTTTCGATTCAGTTGCCCGCTTCTGCCCGTTGTCGCCAGGATCGTACGGTGACCCTGACAGGACCCACCTCCGGGGCGACCGACGTGGGCAGTCGTCCACGGCGCCCCGGCACTCTCCGGGCGGTCGCCGTGCTCGTCCTGGCGGTTCTGGCCGCGGCAGTGCCGTTGCTCGGCCCGTCCGCCGCGCTGCGCGGGACCGGAGAGGCCGCAGCGCCCGGGGCCGGCGTCGTGGCCCTGCTGCGGGCGGCGCTGTTCGGGGCTTTGTGCGTGCCGCTGGGCGAGCTGTTCGTGGGCCGGCTGGCCCGCACGGTGCCCGGCGCTCCCCCGGGCGTTCCGCGCTCCTGGGCTCGTTGGGCGGCTGCCGCCGGGTTC
This genomic window contains:
- a CDS encoding CoA transferase; this translates as MTGIKFVVREGAPQGRLPVLKLARACVAECALAAAGLGARRAGLAEAPTVLVDDGAVATAFLSERHLLINGRAPVNFAPLSRFWRTADGWVRTHANYPHHRARLLDALGVPEDTAAVEAALAERSALDVEEAVYAAGGLAVALRSPAQWAAHPQAAEVAKRPLVERGRLDTARVRAFAPVGTSPLLPAAGLRVLDLTRVLAGPVATRTLALLGADVLRLDAPRLPELPDQHADTGLGKRSATLDLADDRQIFEELLAAADVVVTGYRPGALDRFGLSAEALAERRPGVVVAQLSAWGAYGPWGERRGFDSLVQAATGIAVLEGSAQRPGALPAQALDHGTGYLLAAAVLRALAEQSYEGGSRFVRLALARTALWLTDGVDGTGDLAAGCTQSGSYDGPGPWLSETDSALGRLRYALSPVSFEGGPVDWERPPVPWGTDAARWH